A genomic stretch from Ureibacillus composti includes:
- a CDS encoding alpha/beta fold hydrolase, which translates to MAIGVLMLHGFSGGPYEIIPLANYLKEHTNWLIDTPTFTGHGETLSLLGFKAEHWMMDAEIAFRKLAKKVSEVIVIGFSMGGILALYLAKRYKVKKLVLLSAAAKYVAPAQLLTDLRIMAKDAINGHLKDNELFIRYESKIMNVPVSATFQFMKIVKMVEPYITSINVPTYIVQGKCDGIVPYTTAHYLYDLLPTSEKDMYFSANGKHHICYSEDCNIWFPKVLNFLQIK; encoded by the coding sequence ATAGCAATTGGGGTTCTTATGTTACATGGTTTTTCAGGAGGTCCATATGAAATTATTCCGTTGGCAAATTATTTAAAAGAACATACAAATTGGTTAATAGATACTCCAACTTTTACAGGACATGGGGAAACACTTTCTTTGCTCGGGTTTAAAGCAGAACATTGGATGATGGATGCTGAAATTGCCTTTCGAAAATTAGCGAAAAAAGTAAGTGAAGTAATAGTAATCGGTTTTTCTATGGGAGGTATACTAGCGCTTTATTTGGCAAAAAGATATAAAGTAAAAAAGCTTGTATTATTAAGTGCAGCTGCAAAATATGTGGCGCCAGCTCAATTATTAACGGACCTACGAATAATGGCAAAGGATGCAATCAATGGGCATTTGAAAGATAACGAATTATTTATTAGATATGAGAGCAAAATAATGAATGTTCCTGTTAGTGCTACGTTTCAATTTATGAAAATTGTAAAAATGGTTGAGCCTTACATCACATCAATAAATGTGCCAACCTATATTGTACAAGGAAAATGTGATGGAATAGTTCCTTATACAACCGCTCACTATTTATATGATTTACTGCCTACAAGTGAAAAGGATATGTATTTTTCAGCGAATGGAAAACACCATATTTGTTATAGTGAAGACTGTAATATATGGTTTCCAAAAGTGTTAAATTTTTTGCAAATAAAATAA
- the murF gene encoding UDP-N-acetylmuramoyl-tripeptide--D-alanyl-D-alanine ligase, giving the protein MRKTLNEIANWLSQDPVNFGETIVTGVSIDTRTISKGDLFVPFRGELVNGHKFVEQAFEKGAGASLWLKDEPNPPSDRPIIFVESAELALQQMARAYRQQHNAKFIGVTGSNGKTSSKDILASMLTPYYKVQKTIGNFNNELGLPLTILSLDEDTEIAVLEMGMSGFGEIDFLSNLAKPHYAVITNIGEAHMQDLGSREGIAKAKFEIVNGLGADGILVYDGDEPLLQELVANGPKSIQYLSFGFQDNHALTAYDLSTVDQGSSFNVKGLINGNFFIPVLGQHQVKNTLNAMLIANALGLTEDQIRKGLQQVSLTNMRMQLVNAKNDILFINDAYNAAPTSMRAAIEFVQSTTLRNDKWLVLGDMLELGENEQQFHEQIANVIDQSKITKVCLFGPRMNWLFDKLKMNFAPEQLVYTENDYNVIIQYIEQYANNDSLILLKGSRGMKLETILHSFI; this is encoded by the coding sequence ATGAGAAAAACTTTAAATGAAATTGCGAATTGGTTAAGTCAGGATCCTGTGAATTTTGGAGAAACAATAGTAACTGGTGTTTCAATTGATACACGTACAATTTCAAAAGGGGATCTATTTGTTCCGTTTCGTGGAGAATTAGTAAATGGTCATAAATTTGTAGAACAGGCGTTTGAAAAAGGGGCAGGGGCCTCACTATGGTTAAAAGATGAACCTAATCCACCAAGTGACCGACCAATCATTTTTGTTGAAAGTGCTGAACTAGCGCTTCAACAAATGGCTCGTGCTTATCGTCAGCAACATAATGCTAAATTTATTGGTGTTACCGGATCAAATGGGAAAACATCTTCTAAAGATATATTAGCAAGTATGCTAACACCCTATTATAAAGTTCAAAAAACAATTGGTAATTTTAATAATGAGTTAGGGTTACCCTTGACAATTTTATCCCTTGATGAAGATACGGAGATTGCAGTTTTGGAAATGGGTATGAGTGGTTTTGGTGAAATCGACTTTTTATCGAACTTAGCCAAACCGCATTATGCGGTGATTACAAATATTGGCGAAGCGCATATGCAAGACTTAGGGTCTCGAGAGGGAATTGCAAAAGCCAAGTTTGAAATTGTAAATGGCTTAGGTGCCGATGGAATTTTAGTTTATGATGGTGATGAGCCATTACTTCAAGAACTAGTTGCAAATGGCCCTAAATCAATTCAATATTTAAGTTTTGGTTTCCAAGATAATCATGCTTTAACAGCCTATGATTTATCAACTGTTGACCAAGGAAGTAGTTTTAATGTGAAAGGGTTGATCAATGGGAATTTCTTTATTCCTGTTTTAGGTCAACACCAAGTGAAAAATACATTAAATGCAATGTTAATTGCAAATGCTTTAGGTTTAACGGAAGATCAAATTAGAAAAGGGTTACAACAAGTATCTTTAACGAATATGAGAATGCAATTAGTGAATGCAAAAAATGATATATTGTTTATTAATGATGCCTATAATGCTGCACCAACTTCAATGCGAGCAGCGATTGAGTTTGTTCAATCTACCACTTTAAGGAATGATAAGTGGCTAGTACTTGGCGATATGCTTGAATTAGGAGAGAACGAGCAACAATTCCACGAGCAAATTGCTAATGTAATCGACCAGTCAAAGATCACGAAAGTTTGTCTATTTGGCCCACGGATGAATTGGCTTTTCGATAAACTTAAAATGAATTTTGCCCCTGAGCAATTGGTCTATACGGAAAATGATTACAATGTGATCATCCAATATATTGAACAATATGCAAATAATGATTCATTAATCTTATTAAAAGGTTCCAGAGGCATGAAGCTTGAAACCATTTTACATTCATTTATCTAG
- a CDS encoding D-alanine--D-alanine ligase has translation MKRRIGLLYGGKSAEHEVSLSTAMAVIKAINFDSYEVYPIFISLDGQWHRGPQLMAPVESIEQLQFTVDGDNKPNNITKFLLDENGEEVNFDVIFPLLHGTNGEDGTVQGLLEVLNIPYVGNGVLASAAGMDKVIMKQLFEIAGLKQVPFVYFIRSEWNSEQDEILSKCEKELSWPMFVKPANLGSSVGISKANNKEELVKAIKFAFQYDRKVLVEQGIVAREIETAVLGNDNPKVSVAGEIKPNTDFYDYDSKYKDGSTSLIIPAVITPEVETTLKDMAVRAFKILDCSGLVRSDFFVTQDNQVFINEVNTMPGFTPVSMYPLLWQHTNVSYPELIDILIQLAIERHNEKQQLQYNKD, from the coding sequence ATGAAAAGACGTATCGGTTTATTATACGGGGGTAAATCCGCTGAGCATGAAGTTTCTTTGTCTACGGCGATGGCTGTAATTAAGGCAATTAACTTTGATTCTTACGAGGTATACCCGATTTTTATTTCTCTTGATGGGCAATGGCATAGAGGACCACAATTAATGGCCCCTGTAGAATCAATAGAACAACTACAATTTACAGTTGATGGAGATAATAAACCAAATAATATAACAAAGTTTCTTTTAGATGAAAATGGTGAGGAAGTAAATTTTGATGTAATTTTCCCATTACTTCATGGAACAAATGGTGAAGATGGTACTGTACAAGGCTTATTAGAGGTGTTAAACATTCCTTATGTTGGGAATGGTGTATTAGCTTCAGCAGCAGGAATGGATAAAGTCATTATGAAGCAGCTCTTTGAAATTGCTGGGTTAAAACAAGTTCCTTTCGTTTACTTTATTCGTAGTGAATGGAATAGTGAGCAAGATGAAATTTTAAGTAAATGTGAAAAAGAACTTTCCTGGCCGATGTTTGTTAAGCCTGCAAACTTAGGTTCTAGTGTCGGAATTAGTAAAGCAAACAATAAAGAAGAATTAGTAAAAGCTATAAAATTTGCTTTCCAATATGACAGAAAAGTATTGGTTGAACAAGGAATTGTAGCGAGAGAAATTGAAACGGCTGTTTTAGGAAATGACAATCCAAAAGTCTCCGTTGCTGGGGAGATTAAGCCAAATACGGACTTTTATGACTATGATTCTAAATATAAAGATGGTTCAACTTCATTAATTATACCTGCAGTTATTACACCAGAAGTCGAAACAACTTTGAAAGATATGGCAGTCCGTGCGTTTAAAATTTTAGATTGCTCAGGACTTGTTCGTTCAGACTTCTTTGTAACCCAAGATAATCAAGTGTTTATTAATGAAGTAAATACAATGCCTGGTTTTACACCAGTAAGCATGTATCCATTGCTATGGCAACATACCAATGTTAGCTACCCAGAATTAATCGATATCTTAATCCAATTGGCAATTGAACGCCATAATGAAAAACAACAACTTCAATACAATAAAGACTAA
- a CDS encoding FtsW/RodA/SpoVE family cell cycle protein has translation MDYNRNFAGRFDWRLAFILFMFLIISLTAISSAQTTGQYLENFVLKQLQWYVIGSIIIALVMYFEPDQYKKMSWYLYGFGVFLLLVLFIIPEGDFARRVNGAKSWFGTPVGNIQPSEFMKTFYILALARLISKHHETHSLKSIKTDFLLLGKIALTLLVPLGFIMKQPDLGSALVFLAITAALVIVAGISWKIILPVFASGVTIGGLLLWMALFAQDFLEEKFGFSPYQFARIYSWLDPYAYSSDWGYHLITSLNAIGSGEIFGKGYAGREVYVAENHTDFVFTVIGEEWGFIGASFVICLYFLLIYHLTKTTLTLKDPFCTYVCAGIIAMITFHVFENIGMTIQLLPITGIPLPFISYGGSSLMGNALAIGLVFSMRFHYRTYMFSTMDEDE, from the coding sequence ATGGATTATAATCGAAATTTTGCGGGGAGATTTGACTGGAGACTCGCGTTTATTCTTTTTATGTTTCTGATTATTAGTTTAACGGCTATTTCCTCAGCCCAAACTACTGGTCAGTATCTTGAGAATTTCGTATTGAAACAATTACAATGGTACGTTATTGGTTCAATCATTATTGCTTTGGTCATGTATTTCGAACCGGATCAATATAAAAAAATGTCTTGGTATTTATATGGCTTCGGTGTATTTTTACTTTTGGTACTTTTCATTATTCCTGAAGGAGATTTTGCAAGAAGAGTTAATGGAGCTAAAAGTTGGTTTGGTACACCCGTTGGAAATATTCAACCATCAGAGTTTATGAAAACATTTTACATTTTAGCACTTGCTCGTTTAATTAGTAAGCACCATGAAACGCACTCTTTAAAATCCATAAAAACTGATTTTTTATTACTCGGTAAAATTGCACTTACGTTATTAGTCCCACTTGGATTTATTATGAAACAGCCAGACCTTGGTTCTGCACTCGTATTTTTAGCAATTACAGCAGCATTAGTTATCGTGGCAGGGATTTCATGGAAGATTATTCTCCCTGTTTTCGCTAGTGGTGTTACGATCGGTGGTTTACTTTTATGGATGGCCCTATTTGCTCAAGATTTCCTCGAGGAAAAATTCGGCTTTAGCCCGTATCAATTTGCCAGAATTTATTCATGGCTCGATCCTTATGCCTATTCTTCTGACTGGGGATATCATTTGATTACATCTCTTAATGCTATTGGTTCAGGTGAGATATTTGGTAAAGGTTATGCTGGCCGCGAAGTTTATGTAGCAGAAAATCATACAGACTTTGTATTTACAGTAATTGGCGAAGAGTGGGGATTCATTGGGGCAAGCTTTGTGATTTGCTTATACTTTTTATTGATTTATCATTTAACGAAAACCACGCTAACTTTGAAGGATCCTTTTTGCACATATGTTTGCGCTGGTATTATCGCGATGATTACATTCCACGTTTTCGAGAATATTGGAATGACTATTCAATTACTACCAATTACAGGTATCCCTCTTCCGTTTATTAGTTACGGAGGTAGTTCGTTAATGGGGAACGCTTTAGCAATTGGTTTAGTATTCAGTATGAGATTTCATTATCGCACTTATATGTTCTCAACAATGGATGAAGACGAATAG
- a CDS encoding Lmo0850 family protein yields MTKEVDLKNIVKNLSKLGVTASVTKSRLELLKVLTPPTQTPQA; encoded by the coding sequence ATGACGAAGGAAGTAGACTTGAAAAATATCGTTAAAAATTTATCGAAATTAGGTGTTACTGCATCAGTTACAAAGTCGCGTCTTGAATTATTAAAAGTATTAACACCACCAACACAAACTCCGCAAGCATAA
- a CDS encoding MFS transporter, which produces MKKSLLLLLSVQFFVYLGFGIIIPVLPEVIIQQGWDEIHVGGLLTIYALASFFTAPFWGQLSDKFGRKQLILIGLIGFFLSFVLFSLFIDNLFMLYVSRIIGGLFSGALYTSVTGFIGDMSTNENRNKYMGFMGMSIGLGFIFGPAIGGMLGHISLQLPYTASAILIGILFFYALVVLKEPERRGEANKRAIVPTGASDLLRYRVRYLIIFSFFVTFTLAGVEATFQLFQIKKIDITPLQLGLLFLFSGFVDAAIQGGVIRKIKDGKESSWLIGAQFVTAVGLLLMTFTINIVFAGFALCVFTAGNALARTCVVSLTSKESGGKYGTAAGLTYSMDNLGRIIGPLFFTSLFKIDLSLTYYVSIFIALIAVGLILLFKRSGNSLRAEHE; this is translated from the coding sequence ATGAAAAAATCACTACTTTTGTTACTATCTGTACAATTCTTTGTTTATCTTGGGTTCGGTATTATCATTCCAGTTCTACCAGAAGTAATTATCCAACAAGGCTGGGATGAAATCCATGTTGGTGGATTATTAACAATATATGCTTTGGCAAGCTTTTTTACAGCTCCATTTTGGGGACAACTTTCAGATAAATTTGGACGAAAACAACTTATTCTAATTGGCCTTATTGGTTTTTTTCTAAGTTTTGTCTTATTTAGTTTATTTATTGATAATTTATTCATGTTGTACGTGTCACGTATAATTGGCGGACTATTTTCAGGTGCGCTCTATACATCAGTCACTGGTTTTATTGGAGATATGTCAACAAATGAAAACCGAAATAAATATATGGGTTTTATGGGAATGTCCATCGGCCTAGGGTTCATTTTTGGACCAGCTATTGGTGGGATGTTAGGACATATTAGTTTGCAACTTCCTTATACGGCTTCGGCAATCCTAATTGGGATTTTGTTCTTTTACGCACTCGTTGTATTAAAGGAACCAGAACGAAGAGGAGAGGCAAATAAACGTGCAATTGTACCAACTGGTGCATCAGATTTATTACGCTATCGGGTTCGTTACCTAATCATCTTTTCATTTTTTGTAACCTTTACATTAGCGGGTGTAGAAGCAACATTTCAATTATTCCAAATCAAAAAAATCGACATTACCCCTCTTCAACTAGGACTTTTATTTTTATTCAGTGGGTTTGTGGATGCTGCAATTCAAGGTGGAGTAATTCGAAAAATTAAAGACGGAAAGGAAAGTAGTTGGTTAATCGGTGCACAATTTGTAACAGCAGTTGGATTACTACTTATGACTTTTACGATCAACATCGTTTTTGCCGGTTTTGCACTTTGTGTCTTTACTGCTGGTAACGCTTTAGCCAGAACATGTGTCGTTTCACTAACTTCAAAGGAGTCAGGTGGAAAATACGGTACAGCTGCGGGATTAACTTATTCAATGGATAATTTGGGACGCATTATTGGCCCCTTATTTTTCACTTCATTATTTAAAATCGATTTGTCATTAACATATTATGTTTCGATTTTTATAGCATTAATTGCTGTCGGCCTCATCTTATTATTTAAGAGGTCGGGTAATTCACTAAGAGCTGAACATGAATAA
- a CDS encoding YwqG family protein: MELSQHLSLPSELEKFRQTIELSAKTSFIIMPEFQNTSITDSKFAGLPYLPKSYRLPKDRKGQYMDLLAQVNFSQLPFEKPFPKNGLLQFFISRTQELLYEKRTEQIFQQDFKVRYFPEVVSQDKLVTDFSIIKGDFITPFPIKNELHLSISKMIEPVSAMDYRFNSYINFPTSDCTITEDGRTLEEFYFEHFLGADHKLGGYPYFIYNDPRSRSNFLKRFDTLLLQVVSNDSQEIMWGDSGIIKFFINKEKLLKLDFSEVYFIAEQY, translated from the coding sequence GTGGAGTTATCTCAACACCTCTCTTTACCAAGCGAACTAGAAAAATTTCGGCAAACTATAGAACTTTCAGCAAAGACTTCTTTCATTATAATGCCAGAGTTTCAAAACACTTCGATAACAGATAGTAAGTTTGCAGGTTTGCCGTATCTACCTAAAAGTTATAGGTTACCAAAAGATCGAAAAGGTCAATATATGGACTTATTAGCACAAGTAAACTTTTCACAATTACCTTTCGAAAAACCATTTCCTAAAAATGGTTTATTACAATTTTTTATTTCTAGAACTCAAGAATTACTTTATGAAAAAAGGACAGAACAAATTTTTCAACAGGACTTTAAAGTTCGCTATTTCCCTGAAGTGGTGTCTCAAGATAAACTTGTTACAGATTTCTCTATTATAAAAGGAGATTTTATTACTCCCTTTCCTATAAAAAATGAATTACATTTATCCATAAGTAAAATGATTGAACCAGTTTCGGCAATGGATTATAGGTTTAACTCATATATAAACTTTCCAACATCTGACTGCACAATAACAGAAGACGGTCGAACATTGGAGGAATTTTACTTTGAACATTTTTTAGGTGCTGATCACAAACTTGGTGGGTACCCTTACTTTATTTATAACGATCCGAGGTCTAGATCAAATTTTTTAAAGCGGTTTGATACGTTATTATTACAAGTCGTTTCGAATGATTCTCAGGAAATTATGTGGGGTGACTCCGGGATCATTAAATTTTTTATCAATAAAGAGAAATTACTGAAACTCGATTTTTCTGAAGTATATTTTATTGCTGAACAATACTAA
- the cls gene encoding cardiolipin synthase has protein sequence MGILDTVVFLPVILALNTIFAITVIFLERKDASSTWAWVLVLFFLPLLGFILYLMLGRQLRKKHLFRWEGSKDIGIDKLISYQLEALEENTLEFKSLHVENHKELIQLNLKTSTAVLTQDNEVKIYDDGAEKFESLIEDILLAKDHIHIQYYIFKLDNLGQRIIDVLKKKAKQGVKVRILYDEMGSRAVKKRNFQELTKLGGEVEVFFPSILPLFNPRLNFRNHRKIVVIDGRIGYIGGFNVGDEYLGLNKKFGYWRDTHLRIEGSSVHPLQTRFLLDWNQASNNSIDYSEHYFPAIPKKGDVALQIVSSGPDSEWQTIKNGYLKLLMSAKKYIYIQTPYFIPDSSFLNAIEIAALSGIDVRIMIPNKPDHMFVYWATYSYVGNLLKSGAKVYIYEKGFIHAKMIVIDDEASTVGTANIDVRSFSLNFEVNAFLYDHQISHELAEIFEKDIFDCTELTLERYESRSLLIKFKESISRLLSPIL, from the coding sequence ATGGGCATCTTAGATACAGTAGTATTTCTCCCTGTTATTTTGGCATTGAATACGATATTCGCTATAACTGTTATTTTCTTAGAACGTAAAGATGCATCTTCTACTTGGGCATGGGTTCTTGTACTATTCTTCCTTCCACTATTAGGATTTATATTATATTTAATGCTCGGTAGACAACTTCGAAAAAAGCATCTTTTTCGTTGGGAAGGTTCCAAAGATATTGGAATCGATAAATTAATTAGTTACCAGCTTGAGGCATTAGAAGAGAATACTCTTGAGTTTAAATCCTTACATGTTGAGAATCATAAAGAACTAATTCAGTTAAATTTAAAAACAAGTACAGCCGTTTTAACCCAAGATAATGAAGTGAAAATATACGATGATGGTGCCGAAAAGTTTGAATCTTTAATAGAAGATATTTTATTAGCAAAAGATCATATACATATCCAATATTATATTTTTAAACTTGATAATTTAGGTCAACGTATAATTGATGTTTTAAAGAAAAAAGCAAAACAGGGTGTGAAGGTTCGCATTTTATACGATGAAATGGGTTCTCGCGCTGTAAAAAAGAGAAACTTTCAGGAGTTAACCAAATTGGGTGGTGAAGTTGAAGTCTTTTTCCCTTCAATACTCCCATTATTTAATCCACGATTGAACTTCCGTAATCATCGTAAAATTGTTGTCATTGATGGTCGTATTGGTTACATCGGTGGCTTTAATGTTGGAGACGAATATTTAGGATTAAATAAAAAATTTGGTTATTGGCGAGATACTCATTTAAGAATAGAGGGGAGTTCTGTACACCCTCTACAAACGCGCTTTTTACTAGATTGGAACCAAGCAAGTAATAATAGTATTGATTACTCAGAGCATTACTTCCCCGCAATCCCCAAAAAGGGAGATGTCGCGTTACAAATCGTTTCTAGTGGGCCTGACTCTGAATGGCAGACAATAAAAAATGGATATTTAAAATTACTTATGAGTGCTAAAAAATATATTTATATCCAGACACCATATTTCATACCAGATAGTAGCTTCTTAAATGCCATTGAAATTGCCGCCCTTTCAGGAATCGACGTTCGAATTATGATTCCTAACAAACCTGATCATATGTTTGTTTACTGGGCAACGTATTCATATGTAGGAAATCTCTTAAAATCCGGCGCAAAAGTTTATATTTACGAAAAAGGATTTATTCACGCAAAAATGATTGTTATAGATGACGAAGCATCTACAGTTGGAACAGCGAATATAGATGTAAGAAGTTTTAGTTTAAACTTTGAGGTAAACGCATTTCTTTACGATCATCAAATTTCCCATGAACTTGCTGAAATCTTTGAAAAGGATATTTTCGACTGTACAGAGTTAACGTTAGAACGATATGAAAGTCGTTCATTACTTATTAAGTTTAAAGAGTCTATTTCAAGATTACTATCTCCAATATTATAA
- a CDS encoding IS110 family transposase: MKHVIALDVSKGKSTMVIYDRYCRCEFEGELHHTRVDFDRLHERIEEIIKLDGQAPEIVFEATGVYSKPVEAFFKDYGYTYSRMNPLEANLQMAKMRRHKTDMSDAHELAKTHFKMERESTYIQEEYYEQMRALTRYYDEIDEEMILLKSRMHSILQMSFPELEKLLTPNSALFLNIVQLYPHPALVLAHSKTIIKNRLKANTQKNLSLDRAEKKAITLLETAENSYPAIKATDVRCDQVRDYAARISALKEKKEALIKLMAELSKERKEYLVLRSIPGIGDSTACRIIGEMGDIRRFKNAKQLNAYVGIDIMRYQSGNTQYRDRINKRGNKHLRKILYFTIQAMLMLKQKHNHFVDYYYKLKTQPQRKPHKVAIIACINKFLKVTFQLLTHGILYDYETATN; the protein is encoded by the coding sequence ATGAAACATGTCATTGCATTAGATGTCAGTAAAGGAAAAAGTACAATGGTCATTTACGATCGCTATTGTCGCTGTGAATTTGAAGGTGAATTACATCATACACGTGTAGATTTTGACCGATTACATGAACGTATCGAAGAAATCATCAAGCTAGATGGACAAGCACCGGAGATTGTTTTTGAAGCAACGGGTGTCTATTCAAAACCTGTCGAAGCGTTTTTCAAAGATTATGGATATACATACAGCCGCATGAATCCACTTGAAGCGAATTTACAGATGGCGAAGATGCGACGACATAAAACGGATATGAGTGATGCTCATGAGCTTGCGAAAACGCATTTTAAAATGGAACGTGAATCTACATATATACAAGAAGAGTACTACGAACAGATGCGTGCACTGACAAGATATTACGATGAAATCGATGAAGAAATGATTTTACTAAAAAGTCGAATGCATTCGATTTTACAGATGAGTTTTCCAGAATTAGAAAAGTTACTGACACCGAATTCAGCACTGTTTTTAAACATCGTGCAACTCTACCCTCATCCAGCACTTGTATTAGCCCATTCGAAAACAATTATTAAAAATCGATTAAAGGCAAATACGCAAAAAAATCTATCTTTAGATCGTGCAGAGAAAAAAGCAATCACGTTATTAGAAACAGCTGAAAATAGTTATCCGGCGATTAAGGCGACAGATGTTCGATGTGATCAAGTACGAGATTACGCAGCTCGAATCTCAGCTTTAAAAGAAAAGAAGGAAGCACTGATAAAATTGATGGCAGAATTATCGAAAGAACGTAAAGAATATCTCGTATTACGCTCGATTCCTGGTATTGGCGATTCAACTGCTTGTAGAATCATTGGTGAAATGGGTGATATTCGTCGCTTTAAAAATGCGAAACAATTAAATGCGTATGTAGGAATAGATATTATGCGTTATCAATCGGGGAATACCCAGTACCGTGACCGTATCAATAAACGAGGGAATAAACATCTGCGGAAAATTTTATATTTTACGATACAAGCGATGCTTATGTTAAAACAAAAACATAATCATTTTGTGGATTATTATTATAAATTAAAAACGCAACCTCAGAGAAAGCCTCATAAGGTTGCGATTATCGCATGTATCAATAAGTTTCTGAAAGTGACGTTTCAGTTACTGACACATGGCATTCTTTACGATTATGAAACAGCCACAAACTAA
- a CDS encoding M15 family metallopeptidase, translating into MKPSFNNNHNKNKKYMIWIIVLTSLVVLGAATYFVIKNPSILNNSSGSQIPNQESKENEGNNDLEPKEQSDVDSSNSENSPQKGDQTPEVVDDNGYIVGQPEATEPTYVDGVLIANKKYPLPKTFQPGEDVDARAAFELMAGDARKAGFEIVAFSTYRSYEYQQTLYNNYVERDGKENADRYSARPGYSEHQTGLAFDIGEVGREDLWLTSEFGETEAGKWLVNNAHKYGFILRYPQGKEKITGYMYESWHFRYLGIQLATDVKKSSLTLEEYLGIQ; encoded by the coding sequence ATGAAGCCCTCATTCAACAATAATCATAATAAAAATAAAAAATATATGATCTGGATAATTGTACTCACTAGTTTAGTTGTTTTAGGTGCTGCTACTTATTTTGTTATAAAAAATCCAAGCATTTTAAATAACTCTTCTGGAAGTCAAATTCCAAACCAAGAGTCGAAAGAGAATGAAGGAAATAACGACTTAGAACCTAAAGAACAATCTGATGTAGACTCTTCAAATAGTGAAAATTCTCCACAAAAAGGTGATCAGACACCTGAAGTTGTGGATGATAACGGTTATATCGTAGGACAGCCCGAAGCTACTGAACCAACATATGTCGATGGGGTATTAATAGCAAATAAAAAATACCCATTACCTAAGACCTTCCAGCCGGGAGAAGATGTTGATGCTCGAGCAGCTTTTGAATTAATGGCCGGAGATGCGAGAAAAGCTGGTTTTGAGATAGTAGCTTTTAGTACATATCGTTCTTATGAGTATCAACAAACTTTATATAACAATTATGTGGAGCGAGATGGAAAAGAAAATGCAGATCGCTATAGTGCGAGACCTGGATATTCTGAGCATCAAACGGGGTTAGCGTTTGATATTGGAGAAGTAGGTCGAGAAGATTTGTGGCTTACTAGTGAGTTTGGTGAAACTGAGGCAGGTAAATGGCTAGTAAATAACGCTCATAAATATGGTTTTATATTAAGGTATCCTCAAGGGAAAGAAAAAATAACTGGGTATATGTATGAGTCATGGCACTTCCGATATTTAGGAATACAATTAGCAACTGATGTGAAAAAATCCAGTTTAACTTTAGAAGAATATTTAGGCATACAATAA
- the yidC gene encoding membrane protein insertase YidC: protein MKKLMMFSMLGLMVFVLSGCQAVENQEGFFYSTFVKPMDWLLDFLGNSIFNGSYGLAIITITLAIRLILMPFMLKNYRNQSLMKSKMDVVKPKMDEIQGRLKEAKTKEEQMAIQQEMLALYRENGINPLNMGCLPMVIQMPIIMGLYFAILYSGDVKTHEFLWFNLGTPDIVMTIVAGIVYFVQAKVSLWTVPDAQKAQMKMMIYISPIMIVFISFTSMAALPLYWSVSGLFLILQTYIGRKYYSEHPEKALKE from the coding sequence ATGAAAAAACTAATGATGTTCTCCATGCTTGGACTAATGGTATTCGTTCTATCTGGCTGTCAAGCAGTAGAGAATCAAGAAGGATTTTTTTATAGCACATTTGTTAAACCGATGGATTGGTTACTAGACTTCTTAGGGAATAGTATTTTTAATGGTAGCTATGGATTGGCAATTATTACGATTACACTAGCGATTCGGTTAATCTTAATGCCTTTTATGTTGAAGAACTATCGAAATCAATCACTTATGAAGTCAAAAATGGATGTCGTTAAACCTAAGATGGATGAAATCCAAGGTAGACTTAAAGAAGCTAAAACAAAAGAAGAACAAATGGCAATTCAACAAGAAATGCTTGCACTATATCGTGAGAATGGCATTAATCCATTAAATATGGGTTGTTTACCAATGGTTATACAAATGCCAATCATTATGGGCTTGTATTTTGCAATTCTTTATTCGGGTGATGTAAAAACGCACGAGTTTTTATGGTTTAACCTAGGCACGCCTGATATAGTAATGACAATCGTAGCAGGGATTGTTTATTTCGTACAAGCAAAAGTTTCACTATGGACTGTTCCTGATGCACAAAAGGCACAAATGAAAATGATGATCTACATTTCGCCGATTATGATTGTATTTATTTCATTTACTTCAATGGCAGCATTACCGTTATACTGGTCTGTCAGTGGGTTATTCTTAATATTACAAACTTATATTGGAAGAAAATATTATTCAGAGCACCCAGAGAAAGCCCTAAAAGAATAG